Proteins encoded by one window of Streptomyces sp. NBC_01571:
- a CDS encoding TnsA endonuclease N-terminal domain-containing protein, with translation MTSVFAQPFPLSTTVDGRRRRHIPDFLVLREKDVPLVVDVKPRHLLTRPKVNFALGWAREVVLSRGWDFQVWTEPPKRSWRACGSSRAIAASGCSRRTCSRRSGRRICTGRRWGMRSVPSSSTRQSG, from the coding sequence GTGACGTCCGTCTTCGCTCAGCCGTTCCCGTTGTCCACCACCGTTGATGGTCGCCGACGCCGACACATACCCGACTTCCTGGTGCTGCGCGAGAAGGACGTTCCGCTGGTCGTGGACGTCAAGCCGCGGCATCTGCTCACCCGGCCGAAGGTGAACTTCGCCCTCGGCTGGGCCCGCGAGGTCGTCCTGTCGCGCGGCTGGGATTTCCAGGTGTGGACCGAGCCCCCGAAGCGGAGCTGGAGAGCCTGCGGTTCCTCGCGGGCTATCGCCGCGAGTGGCTGTTCGAGGAGGACCTGCTCGCGGAGATCCGGGCGGCGGATCTGCACGGGGCGACGCTGGGGGATGCGTTCCGTGCCTTCCTCCAGCACTCGCCAGTCCGGGTGA
- a CDS encoding helix-turn-helix domain-containing protein, translating to MTSIYLSSDNPRWMPKTEADLQAAVDGGLFEESHHLDLKKAPNSKGDNKELARDLSSFAVHGGTLIIGVQENKESRTFELAPQPLNGLPEKIEQVARSIPDPPLTILTEEISAAADDGTGYLIVHIPASPVAPHMVDNRYFGRGDKTKYQMGDAEVVALHARRRNTEADTLTLLRKEMDEDPLRDVGSQSHLFLVAQPTAGRRDMCLPITGALDWNQRLRTLIQRALEAPRTRAALSGMGFSPDLSSAHQGHRRARGVALSSSGLGAGRVYTPEGRSSDESVIELQLFEDGGLRLLMTRLSEGISRPYESPSDAEQVIFDAAAVVFTRHMLELIRLISDDVGYHGNWAVAIGANRLRGRRRWSQPSIFASNHRYSADTYEESTGVTLAELRDAPGTVTRRLLGPLLRSLDSEESFVKALTDEE from the coding sequence GTGACATCGATCTACCTCTCCTCCGACAACCCCCGGTGGATGCCGAAGACCGAGGCCGACCTCCAGGCCGCCGTCGACGGCGGCCTGTTCGAGGAAAGCCACCACCTGGACCTGAAGAAGGCCCCGAACAGCAAGGGCGACAACAAGGAACTGGCACGCGACCTGTCCTCGTTCGCAGTCCATGGCGGCACCCTGATCATCGGCGTCCAGGAGAACAAGGAGAGCCGCACCTTCGAGCTCGCCCCCCAGCCGCTGAACGGACTGCCGGAGAAGATCGAGCAGGTGGCCCGGAGCATCCCCGACCCGCCGCTGACCATCCTCACCGAGGAGATCAGCGCGGCGGCCGACGACGGGACCGGCTACCTCATCGTGCACATCCCGGCCAGCCCCGTCGCACCGCACATGGTCGACAACCGCTACTTCGGCCGCGGCGACAAGACCAAGTACCAGATGGGCGACGCCGAAGTCGTCGCACTCCACGCACGGCGACGCAACACCGAGGCCGACACCCTCACCCTGCTGCGCAAGGAGATGGACGAGGACCCGCTGCGCGACGTCGGATCCCAGTCCCACCTCTTCCTGGTCGCCCAGCCGACCGCCGGACGACGGGACATGTGCCTGCCCATCACCGGCGCCCTGGACTGGAACCAGCGCCTGCGCACGCTGATCCAGCGTGCCCTGGAAGCCCCTCGCACCCGGGCAGCGCTTTCCGGGATGGGATTCAGCCCTGATCTGTCTTCCGCCCACCAGGGGCACCGGCGTGCGAGGGGAGTGGCTCTCAGCTCCTCGGGGCTCGGAGCCGGCCGCGTCTACACCCCGGAAGGCCGTTCCTCCGACGAGTCCGTCATCGAGCTTCAGCTCTTCGAGGATGGAGGGCTGCGGCTGCTCATGACCCGTCTTTCCGAGGGCATTTCCAGGCCGTACGAGTCGCCAAGTGATGCGGAGCAGGTCATCTTCGACGCTGCCGCCGTCGTCTTCACCCGACACATGCTGGAGCTGATCCGCCTGATCTCCGATGACGTGGGCTACCACGGGAACTGGGCGGTAGCCATCGGAGCCAACCGGCTCCGCGGCCGACGCCGATGGAGTCAGCCGTCCATCTTCGCCAGTAACCACAGGTACAGCGCCGACACGTACGAGGAGAGCACTGGCGTGACCCTGGCCGAGCTGCGCGACGCACCGGGCACGGTGACGCGAAGGCTCCTCGGCCCCCTGCTCCGCTCGCTGGACTCCGAAGAGTCGTTTGTCAAGGCCCTGACCGACGAAGAGTGA
- a CDS encoding NUDIX domain-containing protein, with product MTTNDTAITAAPVPAPARGPGVQVVAALLRRGNHIVLVQEQRDGKEMWSVPGGGVERGELLTEALVREVKEETGLNLRAVGPLAYLVNTTTDRYPSTVVLTFDCTEWDGEIAVHDPDGKVTGAVLLPLTEAKAVLASSTATRPEIEPLLDYLDSLSAGRVWSYRDDLPIE from the coding sequence ATGACCACCAACGACACCGCCATCACGGCCGCCCCGGTTCCCGCACCGGCACGTGGCCCCGGCGTCCAGGTCGTTGCCGCGCTGCTGCGGCGAGGCAACCACATCGTCCTTGTCCAGGAACAGCGTGACGGCAAGGAGATGTGGTCCGTCCCCGGCGGCGGCGTCGAGCGCGGCGAACTCCTCACCGAGGCTCTGGTCCGCGAGGTCAAGGAAGAGACCGGCCTGAACCTGAGGGCGGTGGGTCCGCTGGCCTACCTGGTCAACACCACGACCGACAGGTACCCCTCCACCGTGGTGTTGACCTTCGACTGCACCGAGTGGGACGGCGAGATCGCGGTGCACGACCCGGACGGCAAAGTGACCGGCGCGGTCCTGCTGCCGCTGACCGAGGCCAAGGCCGTCCTTGCCTCTTCTACCGCGACCCGACCCGAGATCGAACCGCTGCTGGACTACCTCGACAGCCTCAGCGCCGGCCGCGTGTGGTCCTACCGGGACGACCTGCCCATCGAATGA
- a CDS encoding ISAs1 family transposase has protein sequence MRLGPLDAGQVADLRSYLDAVPDPRSRRGRWYSLTAILLVCACAAVSGARSIEELAEWGQRASNALLVVIGIRRHLLGWRRTPSPATIGRVLGTVDGDALDRAVGAYLADRHRVATEPAHRPSPSASGRPCVIAVDGKTLKGSARLTAKRRHLLSAVTHAPVVTLAQVEVGAKTNETTHFQPLLAPLDLAGTVVTFDALHSVKANVSWLVETKKAHYIAVIKTNQPTAHSQLADLPWRDIPVQHTASTTGHGRRESRSIKTCAVPDELGGISFPHGRLAIRVHRRRKQTGQRETRESLYAVTSLDAHQTGPAGLATAIRGHWGIENSSHHIRDVTFAEDASTVHTGTAPRAMATLRNLAIGVLKTLGSDNIAKTTRAIRNEPERALHILGITTEPDTYGT, from the coding sequence ATGAGGCTGGGTCCGCTGGACGCCGGTCAGGTCGCCGATCTGCGTTCCTACCTCGATGCGGTGCCCGATCCGCGCTCGCGGCGGGGCCGTTGGTACTCACTGACCGCGATCTTGCTGGTGTGCGCCTGTGCGGCCGTGTCGGGAGCGAGGAGCATCGAGGAACTCGCCGAGTGGGGCCAGCGCGCCTCGAACGCACTCCTGGTAGTGATCGGGATCCGGCGTCACCTGCTCGGCTGGCGACGCACTCCGTCACCGGCCACGATCGGCCGGGTGCTGGGGACCGTTGACGGTGACGCCCTGGACCGGGCGGTGGGCGCCTACCTCGCCGACCGGCACCGCGTCGCCACCGAGCCGGCCCACAGGCCATCGCCCTCGGCGTCCGGGCGGCCGTGTGTGATCGCTGTCGACGGCAAGACACTCAAGGGATCAGCCCGTCTGACCGCGAAGCGCCGGCATCTGCTCTCCGCGGTCACCCACGCCCCGGTCGTCACCCTCGCGCAGGTGGAAGTGGGCGCGAAGACGAACGAAACCACACATTTCCAACCGCTCCTGGCACCGCTGGACCTGGCCGGCACCGTCGTCACCTTCGACGCGCTGCACTCGGTCAAGGCGAACGTCTCCTGGCTGGTCGAGACGAAGAAGGCCCACTACATCGCCGTGATCAAGACCAACCAGCCGACCGCCCACAGCCAGCTCGCGGACCTGCCGTGGCGCGATATTCCCGTCCAGCACACCGCCTCCACCACCGGGCACGGCAGGCGCGAGTCCCGCTCGATCAAGACCTGCGCCGTCCCGGACGAACTCGGCGGGATCTCCTTCCCCCACGGCCGCCTGGCCATCCGTGTCCACCGCCGCCGCAAGCAAACCGGCCAGCGCGAGACCCGGGAGAGCCTCTACGCCGTCACCAGCCTCGACGCCCACCAGACCGGCCCCGCCGGCCTTGCCACCGCGATCCGCGGGCACTGGGGGATCGAGAACTCCTCACACCACATCAGGGACGTCACCTTCGCCGAAGACGCCTCCACCGTCCACACCGGCACCGCACCCCGCGCCATGGCAACCCTCCGCAACCTCGCCATCGGTGTCCTGAAGACCCTCGGATCCGACAACATCGCCAAAACCACCCGAGCGATTCGAAACGAACCCGAACGAGCACTTCACATCCTGGGCATCACAACCGAACCAGACACCTACGGAACTTGA
- a CDS encoding DUF397 domain-containing protein, translating to MNKNELAPAWVESQLRDAQWQTSSFSSGGTNCVQVAFLDDGIVALRDSKNPDKPAHLFTDSEYDMFVSGIMHGELRRR from the coding sequence ATGAACAAGAACGAACTCGCCCCGGCCTGGGTCGAGTCCCAGCTGCGTGACGCCCAGTGGCAGACCAGCAGCTTCAGCAGCGGCGGGACCAACTGCGTCCAGGTCGCCTTCCTCGACGACGGCATCGTGGCCCTCCGCGATTCGAAGAACCCCGACAAACCCGCACATCTGTTCACGGATTCCGAGTACGACATGTTCGTCAGTGGCATCATGCACGGCGAACTCCGCCGCCGCTGA
- a CDS encoding helix-turn-helix transcriptional regulator produces the protein MPVEPTPRRRRLGAELRRIREALGWTQEEAASHLGYRSFSTVSKIEKGVQGLKIQQLPHFFEVYKIIDPELREELRGLVRRAGEADWWQRYQGVVDDPLGDYLSLVETASNLFVFNPAAIHGLLQTPEYARAVTEGSRAWKTPEDIDGFVSMRQEHQTNMLERDPALKIWAVLPEGLLRQEVGGRPVMRAQVEHLIDLARTAPSITIQVLPHRAGAHAGMDGPFMLMSFPTGRDLVCIESMRASLHLNEPETVEVYRTTSDLLKSDALSPKASLPLLTTIAKDLA, from the coding sequence ATGCCGGTCGAGCCGACACCTCGGCGCCGACGCCTGGGTGCTGAACTCAGGCGCATCCGCGAAGCCTTGGGCTGGACGCAGGAGGAGGCGGCGAGCCATCTGGGCTACCGGTCCTTCTCCACGGTCAGCAAGATCGAGAAGGGGGTGCAGGGCCTCAAGATCCAGCAGCTGCCGCACTTTTTCGAGGTATACAAGATCATCGACCCCGAACTGCGCGAGGAACTGCGCGGCCTGGTCCGCCGGGCCGGGGAAGCCGACTGGTGGCAGCGCTACCAGGGTGTCGTCGACGACCCGCTCGGCGACTACCTCTCCCTGGTGGAAACCGCCAGCAACCTGTTCGTCTTCAACCCGGCGGCCATCCACGGGCTGCTTCAGACCCCGGAGTACGCCCGGGCCGTGACCGAGGGCAGCCGGGCTTGGAAGACGCCGGAGGACATCGACGGCTTCGTGTCCATGCGCCAGGAGCACCAGACGAACATGCTGGAGCGTGACCCGGCGCTGAAGATCTGGGCCGTGCTTCCCGAAGGGCTCCTGCGTCAGGAAGTCGGCGGCCGGCCCGTCATGCGCGCCCAGGTAGAGCATCTGATCGACCTCGCCCGCACGGCTCCCAGCATCACCATCCAGGTCCTGCCGCACCGGGCCGGCGCGCACGCCGGGATGGACGGGCCGTTCATGCTCATGTCCTTCCCGACCGGGCGGGACTTGGTGTGCATCGAGTCCATGCGCGCCTCGCTCCACCTCAACGAGCCGGAAACGGTCGAGGTGTACCGCACCACCAGTGACCTGCTCAAATCCGACGCTCTCTCCCCGAAAGCGTCGCTGCCACTTCTCACCACCATCGCCAAGGATCTTGCATGA
- a CDS encoding ATP-binding protein, whose amino-acid sequence MAVSPVRQHHMVLPAIGPESMEGVREIVRVLLRMWRKSELEFVTEFGVTELLTNVLKHTPGDCELLVRETPDGILVGVTDFEDALPTVKDPDGDAEGGRGLFLLSCLADELQSQPLLYGKQVWFRIGHAADREEGP is encoded by the coding sequence ATGGCGGTCAGCCCAGTTCGGCAGCACCACATGGTGCTGCCCGCGATCGGTCCCGAGAGCATGGAGGGTGTCCGGGAGATCGTGCGGGTCCTCCTGCGGATGTGGCGCAAGAGCGAGCTGGAGTTCGTCACCGAGTTCGGCGTCACCGAGCTGCTGACGAATGTCCTGAAGCACACGCCGGGCGACTGCGAGCTGCTGGTGCGCGAGACGCCGGACGGCATCCTGGTCGGCGTCACTGACTTCGAGGACGCGCTGCCGACCGTGAAGGACCCCGACGGGGATGCCGAGGGTGGCCGGGGCCTGTTCCTGCTGTCCTGCCTGGCCGACGAGCTGCAGAGCCAGCCCCTGCTGTACGGGAAGCAGGTCTGGTTCCGCATCGGCCATGCCGCCGACCGGGAGGAAGGCCCATGA